A window of Terriglobia bacterium genomic DNA:
ATGGGTGATTTTCCTTCTGTTGGCGCCCTTCCTGGGATTCTTGATTCCGATCCTCTTCTATTTTGCCGACCGGTTGGATCGACGCAAGGATTTCACATTGGGATATATTTGCGAGGCCAGCCGGGAGGGCTAGGGACGCATTGCGGGTTCTTGTGAGGGCCATCGACGGGGGTGACGGCGTTTTTCTTTGCGGGTGACCCGACTGAAACCGTGCGTTGGTTCAGCCGAATGGCAAGCTAGCGCTTGACAAAGAAGAGCTTGTCGTATAATTTTGATACTTTGGCCCACAGGCGCTACGCGGAGTGAGGAGATGTCAACGCATTTTACGAAGGCTTCAGAAATCAATAGCAAGTGGTATTTGATCGATGCCAGGGGGGTAGTGTTGGGTCGTCTGGCCACGACCGTTGCCAAGCTGTTGATAGGTAAGACCAAGGCCAATTATGTCCCGTACCTTGACGGTGGCGACCATGTGGTCATTGTCAACGCAGACAAGGTGAAGATCACCGGGAAAAAGTTGGACCAAAAATTCTATCATCGGTTTTCGGGTTACCCCGGCGGAATGAAATCGATTTCGTTGAAAGACCAGTTGGCCAAGCATCCGACGCGCGTCGTGGAGGATGCCGTTACCGGGATGTTACCCAAATCAAAACTGGGCCGGGCCATGGCGAAGAAGCTGCGTGTGTATGCGGCTCCGTCGCATCCGCACTCGGCACAGAAACTGGAACCCTTTCTCATCAAGCCATAGGGTTTGCACCCTTTTCAAGGAGTTTGAATTTGTCCACAGAGTTATCGACACCGACGGTGCAATATTACGGAACGGGCAAACGCAAAACGGCGGTGGCCCGTGTTTTTTTGCGCCCGGGTATGGGGCACTTCAAGATCAACGACCTGAAATTTGAAGACTACTTCAAGACCGAAACCTTGCGCAAAATTATCAGTCAGCCATTACAAGCGACTGAGACGGCAGGGAAGTTCGATGTATTGGTGAATGTCCAGGGAGGCGGCCTTTCAGGTCAGGCCGACGCCGTGCAATTGGGAATTTCGCGGGCCCTGCTCGAGTTCAACGTCGAATTGCGAAAGAAACTGCGGGAAGGCGGATTCCTGACACGGGACGCGCGGATCAAGGAACGAAAGAAGTACGGGCAGAAGGGCGCCCGGAAACGGTTCCAGTATTCGAAGCGTTAGTTCCGAGGCACCTTGTGGGACAGACGTCCTCGTCTGCCCTGGGAATGAACTCCTCTGGCGGACGAGGACGTCCGCTTCACCATTAGAATTCGACGCCGCAGACCGGGGGACTGGAAAGGGATGCGGCAGCAGTAAATCTCCCCGCGGGGGGGCCGGGTTGCGGTCCACCGAATTTTCCAGCAGAGAAGAGAGGAATACTTGATTCAAGTCACAATGAAGGAACTGCTCGAGGCAGGCGTTCACTTCGGGCATCAAACGAGACGCTGGAACCCGAAAATGAAGGAATACATTTTCGGGGAGCGGAACGGGATTTACATCATTGATCTGCAAAAGACGCTCAAGATGTTCAAGGAAGCGCTGCAGTCCATTACCGAATTGGCGGCCCAGGGAAAGATTATTCTATACGTGGGAACCAAGCGGCAGGCCCAGGATGCCATTGCGGAGGAAGCGCAGCGCTGTGGCATGTATTTCGTGAATCAACGCTGGTTGGGGGGCTTGTTGACCAATTTTGCCACCATTCAGCGGTCCATCAAGCGGCTGAAGGATTTGGAGGCCATGAAGGCCGACGGGAGTTATGAACTTCGCTCCAAGAAGGAAGTAGCGAGACTGGAACGGGAACGATTAGCATTGGAGAAGAATCTCTCCGGCATTAAGAATATGCCCCGGCTGCCCGACGCCCTCTTTGTGGTTGACTCCGGGAAGGAAGAGATTGCAATCTTGGAAGCCCGGAAGCTGTCCATCCCGGTTTTCAGCATCGTCGACACCAACTGCAACCCGGATGTTATCGACTATATCATTCCGGGCAATGATGACGCCCTTCGCGCCATTCGGCTGTTCACGCAGAAGGTGGCCGATGCGATCCTCGAAGGGCAACAATTCCGTCTGGCCCAGGAGGCGGAAGCTGAAAAGGTGGCTCAAGAGCAGGCCACCACGGATGGAACGGGTGAAGTCGGTGTCCCGGCTGAAGCCGCTATGAAGACGGAGACTGCGACGGCGGGGGGTGAAAGTCCCACGGTCGGCCCGGGAGGTTCGGAGGGAACCGGCGGACTCGACGAAGCAGGCCGCAAGCGCCGGCCACGAAGGCCCCGACCCTTGACACAATCTTCGACGGTTCGCTGATCCCGTCTTGGACGGGACTGTGACCGCGAGATTCACCTGCCTGATCATGGTGAAATCGAGAGCCACCGGGTGAATCAAATTAAAGAATTCATCCAACCTAAAAATTGTTCGCCGTTACCGAAGGGGAACAATTTTTAGGTTTATTTTTGTAAGGGAGCCATCAGCGGTCAGCTTTCAGCTATCGGCAAGCGAACCCTCCGGCCAGTTTGAATAGACATTCGGTATCGTGCCGCGGCCGGGGGACACAAGTCAGCGACTGTTTTGACCTGAATATCCAAAAGGTGTTTGCTGATGGCTGACAGCTAATAGTTGATTGCTGCTTTTCTGGAGGGTTAATCAAGCTTATGGAGATTTCAGCGAAAGATGTTAAGGAGCTGCGGGAACGGACCGGCGCCGGCATGATGGAATGCAAGAAGGCACTGGTGGAGGCCCAGGGCAACATCGATGAGGCGATCACCATCCTTCGCAAACGGGGGTTGGCCAGCGCCGCCAAGAAGGCAGGGCGCGTCACGTCGGAAGGCCTGGTCGACGTGCGGGTTGCCTCCGTCCAGGGGAACCCGGTCGGAGTCATCGTCGAAGTAAATTGTGAAACCGACTTTGTAGCCCGCACGGATGACTTCAAGAACTTTGTCTCCCGAGTGGGAGAGCATCTCTTGCAGCAAAAAGCAGAATCCCTGGATCACTTGCTCTCACAGAAGTTCCATGCGGAAGAGACAAAGACCGTCCAGGAAATCCTGCTGGAGAGAATTTTGCAGATCAAGGAGAACCTTTCCATCCGCCGCTTTGAACGAATGGAGTTAAGCGGTCAGGGCGCACTGGGAACTTACATCCACGCGGGAGGGAAGATCGGGGTGCTCGTCGAGTTAGGGGCCGCAGGGGGGACCAACACCGGGGGAGAGACATTCCAGGGCCTGGTTCACGATGTGGCCATGCATGTGGCTGCCTCCGATCCCAAGTACCTCAGCCGTCAGCATGTGCCTTCATCGGTTCTGGAGCGCGAAAAAGACATTGCCCGGGCCAAGGTTCCTCCCGGAAAACCAGCCCCGGTGGTCGAAAAGATTGTGGAAGGTCAACTCGCGAAATTTTATGGAGAGGTGTGTCTGTTGGAGCAACCGTTTGTGAAGGAGCCCGGGATGTCGTTGGGGCAGTGGTTGACCCAAAAGGCTCCTGCGCTGGGGGGAGCGGTGGAAGTCCGTCGCTTCGTCCGATTCAAGGCGGGTGAAGGGATTGAAAAGCCCCCTGATGATTTCGCAGCGGAAGTCGCGGCCCAGGTAAAGTAGATATGAGAAACCCTCAAGTCAAGTACAAGAGAGTCCTGCTGAAATTGAGCGGGGAGGCCCTGATGGGCCGACAGGGTTACGGGGTTGACCCGCTCGTGGCGACCAGTATTGCGGAACAGGTCAAAGAGGTCCACAGACTCGGTGTGGAATTGAGTATCGTGATCGGCGGCGGCAACATTTTCCGGGGGGTGGCGGCGAGCGCCCGGGGCATGGACCGGGTCTCCGGGGATGTGATGGGGATGCTGGCAACCATGATTAATGCAATTGCGCTCCAGGATGCCCTCGAAAAAGTGGGCGTCATTACCCGAGTCATGTCGGCGATTGAGATGCGCGAGGTAGCTGAACCCTTCATTCGCCGGCGGGCCCTGCGTCATTTGGAAAAAAGACGCGTGGTGATCTTTGCCGCGGGAACGGGGAACCCTTACTTCTCGACCGACACAGCGGCCGCCTTGCGGGCCATGGAGATCAAGGCAGAGGTGATCTTGAAGGCGACCCGGGTGGACGGCATCTACGACAGCGACCCTTTAAAGAACCGCCGTGCCAAGATGTTCCGTGAGATCTCCTACATTGACGTCCTCAAGAAGGGGCTGGCCGTCATGGATACGACGGCGATTTCGTTGTGTATGGATAATAAGTTGCCGATTATCGTCTTTAATCTGCTCAAGCGGGGCAACATCAAGAGAACGGTGATGGGGGCAACGGTGGGAACCACCGTCCATCTCTAAACGGGCTTCGGAGTCAATTCCTTATGATCAAGGACATCCTTGCACAGACCAAAGCGCGAATGGAAAAATCAGTGGAAGACTTCAAGCACACCTTGACTGCTATTCGAACCGGCCGGGCCAATGTCGGACTCATCGATCATCTCAAGGTGGACTATTACGGCACACCCACCCCGCTGAACCAGCTGGCGTCGCTGGGGGTTCCGGAACCCACCTCGATTACCGTCCAGCCGTGGGATATCTCGCAGCTCGGGGCGATTGAAAAATCCATCCGCTCCTCGGACTTGGGATTGAATCCGGTTAACGACGGCAAGATTATCCGGGTTCCGATTCCGCCCCTCACTGAAGAACGGCGCCGTGAACTGGTGAAACATCTCCATAAGATTCTGGAGGATCACCGCACGGCGATCCGAAATATCCGGCGGGACGAGAACGAGCGGGTGAAGAAGGCCCTGAAGGATAAAACGAT
This region includes:
- the rpsI gene encoding 30S ribosomal protein S9; protein product: MQYYGTGKRKTAVARVFLRPGMGHFKINDLKFEDYFKTETLRKIISQPLQATETAGKFDVLVNVQGGGLSGQADAVQLGISRALLEFNVELRKKLREGGFLTRDARIKERKKYGQKGARKRFQYSKR
- the rplM gene encoding 50S ribosomal protein L13, with protein sequence MSTHFTKASEINSKWYLIDARGVVLGRLATTVAKLLIGKTKANYVPYLDGGDHVVIVNADKVKITGKKLDQKFYHRFSGYPGGMKSISLKDQLAKHPTRVVEDAVTGMLPKSKLGRAMAKKLRVYAAPSHPHSAQKLEPFLIKP
- the tsf gene encoding translation elongation factor Ts codes for the protein MEISAKDVKELRERTGAGMMECKKALVEAQGNIDEAITILRKRGLASAAKKAGRVTSEGLVDVRVASVQGNPVGVIVEVNCETDFVARTDDFKNFVSRVGEHLLQQKAESLDHLLSQKFHAEETKTVQEILLERILQIKENLSIRRFERMELSGQGALGTYIHAGGKIGVLVELGAAGGTNTGGETFQGLVHDVAMHVAASDPKYLSRQHVPSSVLEREKDIARAKVPPGKPAPVVEKIVEGQLAKFYGEVCLLEQPFVKEPGMSLGQWLTQKAPALGGAVEVRRFVRFKAGEGIEKPPDDFAAEVAAQVK
- the frr gene encoding ribosome recycling factor, whose amino-acid sequence is MIKDILAQTKARMEKSVEDFKHTLTAIRTGRANVGLIDHLKVDYYGTPTPLNQLASLGVPEPTSITVQPWDISQLGAIEKSIRSSDLGLNPVNDGKIIRVPIPPLTEERRRELVKHLHKILEDHRTAIRNIRRDENERVKKALKDKTISEDDEKKTLDEIQKVTNQFIEKLEGFGKGKEKEIMEV
- the rpsB gene encoding 30S ribosomal protein S2; this translates as MIQVTMKELLEAGVHFGHQTRRWNPKMKEYIFGERNGIYIIDLQKTLKMFKEALQSITELAAQGKIILYVGTKRQAQDAIAEEAQRCGMYFVNQRWLGGLLTNFATIQRSIKRLKDLEAMKADGSYELRSKKEVARLERERLALEKNLSGIKNMPRLPDALFVVDSGKEEIAILEARKLSIPVFSIVDTNCNPDVIDYIIPGNDDALRAIRLFTQKVADAILEGQQFRLAQEAEAEKVAQEQATTDGTGEVGVPAEAAMKTETATAGGESPTVGPGGSEGTGGLDEAGRKRRPRRPRPLTQSSTVR
- the pyrH gene encoding UMP kinase; translated protein: MRNPQVKYKRVLLKLSGEALMGRQGYGVDPLVATSIAEQVKEVHRLGVELSIVIGGGNIFRGVAASARGMDRVSGDVMGMLATMINAIALQDALEKVGVITRVMSAIEMREVAEPFIRRRALRHLEKRRVVIFAAGTGNPYFSTDTAAALRAMEIKAEVILKATRVDGIYDSDPLKNRRAKMFREISYIDVLKKGLAVMDTTAISLCMDNKLPIIVFNLLKRGNIKRTVMGATVGTTVHL